A region of the Candidatus Methylomirabilota bacterium genome:
TACTGGATCGTCGGCGGCTGGCTCAGCGCCTGGATGACGGGCGGCGGCAGCTCGGTGGGGCCGGGGATCATGAGCAGGGGGCGGGTGTGGCACTGGGCCCAGTTGATCGTCACGGACATGGCGTCTCCTCGGCGGTCAGGGTGGCCGCATTGTAGCGTGTCCGGCGCGGGTTCCGCTCAGGTGGCCACGCCGGCCCGCTCCCGGCGCCGGTGGATGAAGTAGAGGTTGCGCGCGTAGACGAACAGGCCGGCGCTCTGCCCCAGGATGAAGACGGGGTCCAGGCGGTGGATCGCGTAGGCCAGGAGCGTGAGCCCTCCTCCCACCGAGAAGTACCAGAACTCGCGCGGGACCACGCTCTGTCGCTTCCGTTCGGTCGCGACCCACTGAACCAGGAAGCGCGCCGAGAACAACGCCTGCCCGAGCAGACCGATCCCGAGCCACACATGTTCTGCCGTCAACATTCCCCCACCTCTTTGATCGCGCGCGCGTCGAACGGGCTAGTGCCGTTCCAACTTGTTGATACTAAATCTGTCCACGAACGACGTACACGGTGCCTTCCTAGGCGCGAATAGTTGGAACGGCACTAGGGTGCGCCGCCGAGCATCGCGCGGAGGACCTGCAGGGCCTTGCGGACGTCGGCCGGGCGCCGACGCGCGGAGACGAGGGCGAAGATCTTCTCGGCCTCCTCGCTGGGGACGACGGCCCGCCGGCCGGGGCGCACGTCGATCAGGTGGCGGAGCGGCACTTCCAGCGCCACCGCGACGTGATGGAGACTGTCGACCGAGATCGACTTTTCGCCCCGCTCCACCTCGCCGATGAACTTGCCGCTGAGACCCGACCGCCGTCCGAGGCGTTCCTGGCTCAGGCCACGTTGCCCGCGGAGGGCGCGGAGGCGTTGACCTAGGAACTTTCGTACATGTGGGACCGCTCGTTCTGCCACCTCTGCCCTCTGCGAAGCATTGTCAATTGGTCAGACTAACATGGCTCGGTGCGGCCGGACATGATGGCCAGCACCAGGGCGCCGTCCCGGCTGCTAACGCTGTGGATGCAACCCGGGGGCCGGCGGGCATAGTTGCCGCTGGTGCAGGTCCCGGTGTCGTCGGTGACGCTCCCCTCGAGCACGAAGATCTGCTCGTCCCCGAGGTGGCGGTGCCGCGGGATGGTGGCGCCCGGCGCGTAGCGCATGAGGACGGCCTTGCGATCGCCCTCCTCCCACAAGACCCTCCAGTGGACGCCGGAGCGGCGCTCCTGCCACGGGCGATCCACCACGTTGACGTACAGGGTAACCGGTGCCGGCGTGGTCATGGCAGGTCCACCTCGACGGCGCCGCCGACCACGCGCACGGGGTAGACCGAAATCGCCAGATCGGGGTCCACGCGGCACGTCCCGGTTTCGAGATCGTAGTCGAAGCCGTGCCAGGGGCAGACGACCGTCTGGCCCTCGAGCCAGCCGTCGGCCAGGGGCCCGCCCTCGTGCGGGCAGATCGCGCCGCAGGCGTAGAAGCGGCCGCCGCCGACGTTGAAGACGGCGAACATGAGGCCGTTACTTTCTACCAGCGTGCCGTGGCCGACGGGAATGTCGTGGGCGCCGGCGACCCGGACGAATGGCAAGCCTGCCTCCTCAGCGTTTACGGAGCGCCTCGGCGATGACCTCGCGGAACGCCTCCGGCGGGTGGGCGCCTACCAGCATGCGGCCGTTGACGAGGAACGTCGGCGTGGTATTGATTCCCAGGGCGCGCGCCTGCCCCACATCGGCCTCCACGGCGGCGGCAAAGGTGCGTCCATCCAGGCAGCGGGCGAAGCGCTCCCCGTCGATCCCGAGGTCGATCGCGTAGCGGATCAGGTGCTCCCGCCCGAACCGCGGCTGCTCTTCGAAGAGCCGGTCGTGGTACGCCCAGTACCGCCCCTCGGCCCCGGCGCAACGCGCCGCCTCGTGGGCCGGGCGCGCCCGATCGTGGATGGCCAGCGGCAGGTCCTTGAAAACGAGGCGCACCTGCCCGTCGTACTCCTTGAGGATCGCGGCCAGCGACCGCTGGACCCGCTTGCAGTACGGTCACTGGTAATCCGAGAACTCCACGATCGTCACCGGGGCCCGGGCCGGCCCCTTCGTCATCGCCGGTTCTACGGTGAGGTCGATCTGTCCGGGGGCCGGCGAGGCCAAGAGGACGAGCGGGGCGAGGAGCAGAATGTAGTACACTCGCCGCGGGTGCGGGCGCCACGCCGAACTGTCGTTCACGTCGGCTCAGAATACGCTGCTGTCGGACCTCGCGCAACGTGGAGGGAGGGGACCCATGGAGCTCTTGTTCGGCACGTACCCGTCCTGGTCTCACCTGGTGGTGCGTCTCGGTCTGGGCGTCGTCTTCTTTGCCCACGGGTCACAAAAGGTGCTGGGCTGGTTCGGCGGCCCCGGCCTCAAGGGGACGATCGCCTACTTCCAGAAGGGGCTGGGGGTCCCGCCGGCCGCCGCCGCGCTGGCGGCGTTCATCGAGTTCCTGGGCGGCATTTCCATGATCCTGGGCTTCCTGGCCCGACCCGCCGCCTTCGGCCTCATCGTCGTGATGGCGATGGCGATCGCCAAGGTGCACGCCCAGCACGGCTTCTTCATCAACTTCTCGATGACTCCGGGCAAGGGCCACGGCTTCGAGTTCAATCTCGTGCTCATCGCCATGGCGCTGTCGATCCTCATCGGCGGGGCCGGCGCCTGGTCGATCGACTGGCTGCTGGTCCCGTGGGGCGTCGACTAGTGCCGTTCCAACTATTCGCGCCTAGGAAGGCACCGTGTACGTCGTTCGTGGACAGATTTAGTATCAACAAGTTGGAACGGCACTAGGAGAACGAAACCAGTTTCGAGCGCCGGCTCCGCCGGCGCAATCCATTCTGGGGGAGGCCTCGGAGGGGGCCGTCGAGGCCCCCTCCGAAGTAATCAGGCGGCGCGACCGCCCTCCTCGCTGAGCGACGTGATGACGTAGGTGCCGCTCTTCTCGTCCCGCTCGAGCGTCACGATCTTCTGCTTGGCCGCGTCCTCGAGCAGCTTGGAGAAGGTCGAGTAGCCGTAGTAGGACTCGTTGAAGGCCGGGTTCTTGCGGATCATCGTCTGCTTGACCATCGAGCCCCAGAGCGTCTCCTTGTTCTCGCGCATGAGCGCCTGGATGGCGTCGATGAGCTGCGCCATCGCCTCGGCCTTCTTCTCGGGCAGCCCCCGCAGCAGGGTCGTCTTCTTCGTGTCGCGGATCAGGTCCTCGTAAAAGATGAACTCGTCGCAGTTGGCCACGAGCAGGTCCGAGGACGACGACTTCACCCCCAGCCCGATCACGTACCGATCGTTCTCGCGCAGCTTCGAGACCAGCGGGGAGAAGTCCGAGTCGCCGGACACCAGCGCGAAGGAGTCGATGTGCGTCTTGCCATAGGCGAGGTCGAGGGCGTCCACCACCATCCGGATGTCGGCGGAGTTCTTACCGCTGTAGCGGCTCTGGGGGACGTCGATCAGCTCGATGGCCCACTCGTGGAAGGGACGCTTGTACTCGGTGAAGCGGTTCCAGTCCGCATAGGCGCGCCGGACGATGATCTTGCCCTTTTCGAGCAGCCGTTCCAGCACCAGCTTGATCTCGAATTGTTTGTATTGGGCCTCCTTGACGCCGCGGGCGATGTTCTCGAAGTCGATGAACAGCGCCAGCTTCCGTTCTCCGTTCATTCGTATGTCCTTTCGTCGAGGCGACAGCGGTCCCCGTCGCCGTTACTCTGGCCGTCTATTGTATAGTGGGGTCCGACCGATGGCGCGCTTGATTTTCGAGCTCTGGAGGTCGTGGCGAATGAAGGACGTCGATCCCGCGCTGGCCGACCGGGTGCCCCCGGGGCAGACCCTGACACTCAAGTGGCCGGTCCTCACCTACGGCCTCACGCCCCGCGTCGATCTGCGGCGCTGGACCTTCCGCTGCTTCGGGCTCGTCGCGGAGGAGGTGGGCTGGACCTGGGAGGAGTTTCTGGCGCTGCCTCGCGTCAAGATCACCTCCGACGTCCACTGCGTCACGCGCTGGTCGAAGCTGGACAACGAGTGGGAGGGCGTGCACATCCGCGAGATCATGCGCCGGGTTCGGCCGAGGCCGCAGGCCACGCACGTGATGGTTCACGCCGAGCCCGACTACACGACGAACCTGGCGCTGGATGACCTCGTCCAGGACCACGCGCTGCTGGCCCTCAAGCACAACGGCCGGGACCTCGAGCCCGACCACGGCGGCCCCTGCCGGCTGGTCGTGCCCAAGCTCTACTTCTGGAAGAGCGCCAAGTGGGTGCGGGCCTTCGAGTTCCTCGACGTCAACCCGCCCGGCTTCTGGGAGCAGAACGGTTACCACATGCGCGCCGACCCCTGGAAGGAGGAGCGCTACTCCGACCAGGAGACGCACGCCATGCAGAAGATGCGTGCGGAGGCCGCGCGCCGGCTCCGCGAGCGCTCGTAGTTTTCTCGCGGGCGGGGGCGGGGTTGCCTCCGTCGACCACGCTATCCACGATCCTCGCGTGCCTTCTTCTTAGCCGGGGCTCCCTCGACCCCCAGAAGACACGGGTCTCCGGAGGCAACCCCGCCCCCGCCTCGCGTGACACTGCAACGCTCCGCAGCCTGCCGCGAGCATTCCGGCGGTATCTGCCGTGTCGGGGCACGGCTCCTGGTCGGTGCATTCGCCATGCGGCATCGGACGGTGGGTATACTGATCGGCGGCGCAGGCTATGCGGGTTCTGGTCGTCGAGGATGAGCGCAAGGTCGCGAGCTTCATCCGTCAGGGGCTCGCCGAGGAGGGGCACACCGTCGAGGTGGCGTCCGACGGCGCCGAGGCGCTCGACCTTCTCCTGGCCGGCCCCCCCTATGACCTCATCGTCCTCGACCTCATGCTTCCCAAGCACGACGGCCTCGACGTGTTGAAGACGCTCCGCGCCCACCGGATCAAGACGCCTGTCCTCATCCTGACCGCTCGCGACAGCGTGACCGACAAGGTCACGGGGTTGGATCTCGGCGCCGACGACTACCTGACGAAGCCGTTCTCCTTCGAGGAGTTCTTGGCCCGCGTCCGGGCGCTGCTGCGCCGGGGTACCGATCAACGGCTGCCGCTCCTCCAGCTCGACGATCTCGCCGTGGATCCTGCGACCCGCGGGGTGACCCGCGGCGGACGGCGCATCGACCTGACCGCGCGCGAGTACGCGTTGCTCGAATACTTCTTGCGCAACGTCGGGCGTGTCCTGACGCGCCCGATGATCGCCGAGCACGTCTGGGGCCTGGACTTCGATCCCGAGAGCAACATCATCGACGTCTATGTCGGTTACCTGCGCCGCAAGATCGACGACCGGGCTGAACGCCGGCTGCTGCACACGATGCGCGGCGCCGGGTACGTGATGAAGGCAGCCGAGTGAAGCGCTGGGGCGTGCCCCTGGCGGTCCGCACCCGGCTGACGCTGTGGTATACGGCGATCCTCTTCGTGATGCTGCTGGTCGTCAGCGTGCTGTCCTATTCCCGGCTCCGCTGGACGATCATGCAGGATCTGGACACCTCGCTGCTGACGGTGGCGCAGGTGATCCACGACACCGGCTACTCGGGCGCCGACCTCGCCGCCGGGGCCGGCCCGGAGATGGCGCTGCGGCAGATCCTGGGCCCCGAGTTCTACGACAAGTTCTTTCAGCTCGTGGATCCCGAGGGCCACCCGGCGGCCCGCTCGACGCAACTTCGCGGTCGCGCCCTTCCTCTCTCGGCCGCGGCGCGAGCCGACGCCGCCCGCGGCGTCCGGACGTTCGAGACGGTCCGGCTGCCCACGGGCGAGCGGGTCCGCCTGCTCACGCTTCCGATTACTCGCGGCGGGCAGCTCACGCACCTCGTTCAGGTGGGGATCCCGCTGGAGCGCACCGAGCACACGCTGGCCCGTTATCTGGAGTCGCTGCTGGTCCTGGTTCCCCTGGGGCTGGCTCTGGCGGCGGCCGGCGGCGTCATCATCGCCCGGGCCGCGCTGCAGCCGGTCGACGCGATGTCGCGCACGGCGCGGCGGATCACGACGGGCGCAGATCTGGCCCAACGCATCGTCCTGCGCGGCACCGGGGACGAGCTGGACCACCTGGCCGAGACCCTGAACGCGATGCTGGCCCGTCTGGAGGGGCTGTTCGCGCAGATGCGTCGCTTCGCCGCCGACGCCGCCCACGAGCTCCGCACGCCGCTCACCGTGCTCAAAGGCGAGGTCGAGGTCGCGCTCCGGGCCGAGCGGTCGAGTGAGGAGTATCGGCGGGTGCTGACCTCCAGCCTCGAGGAGGTAGAGCGCCTGACTCGCCTGGCCGAGGATCTGCTGCTGCTCTCCCGCTTCGCCGCCCGCACGCCACCGCCGCGCTCCCGGGTGGAGCTCGACGCCGTGCTCGTCGACGCCTTCGACGTCGGCGTCCGGCTCGGCCAGGCGCAAGGCGTGGCGGTGCGGCCCGGCGAGGTCTGTCCGGCCGCGGTGGAGGGGGACGCCGCCGCGCTGCGCCGCGCGATCGTGAACCTGGTCGACAACGCCGTCAAGTACACGCCGGCGGGGGGCAAGGTCGAGCTCTCGCTGGGATGCGCCGACGGCCGCGCCGCGATCGTGGTGAGCGACACGGGCATCGGGATCGACCCCGCCGACGGCCAGCGCGTGTTCGAGCCCTTCGTGCGGCTCGACACCCCGATGCCGGAGGCGGGGGGTGCCGGGCTCGGACTGGCGATCGCCCGGTCGATCGTGCGGGCGCACGGCGGGACCATCACGGTGGAGAGCCGCCTGGGCGCCGGCAGCACGTTCACGATCTACCTGCCCCTTGCCTGAGAAACTTCTCATCTCCGTTTCATCGTCCCCTCATGTTTCGGTGCGACCGTCCGGGACCAGGACCGGTGATGACGCGCAGGCCCCGAACGCCCGCCACGGTGCTTCGCCAGCTGGGGAGGCTGGGAAGGGTTGTCGTCGCGCTGATGAGCCTCGGCGCGGTGGCGACGCTGGTGATGCTCGCTCATGCGAGCCCTCCCGATCCGACATGGTTCTCCGGCCTCTATGACGACGCTGACCACGACGATGCGGTGCTGCTGGCGACGTCGACGGCCGGCACCCTCGATGGCGCGGCGCCGCTGGTCGCTCGGCCCGGGCTGTCCGTCGTCGAGCGCTCGTTCTACGGGCCGCCCGGCGTCGTCACCGTCGTCCTGACCGCGGACGCGACCCGCGGACCTCCCGCCCTCCGATCGCCACTCGGCTGACGCTTCCGATCTGATGCGCGGAAGCCGGACGAACCTCGGGCATTCGAGAGGGAGGTCTTCTATGAAGACATGGATCAGCGTGCTGGTCTTGGCAGGAACCCTGACGGGAACCGCGTTCGCGGGCGGTACGGGGTTCGTCGACCGCGATGCCGACCTATCCGCCAGCATCTCGACGGCGCCCGCCAGCGCCTGTGCGGGCGAGTCGCCGGGCGCGGTCCTTCTGAACGGGGCCGCCGTGCCCGCGCCGCACGCGGTGGGTCCGGCGAGGGGCCTGTGGTCGGCCGCCGCGCCGGCCCTGGTGAACGGCGCCCCGGTTCCGAGCGGCGCCGGCGTGACCGATGACTCCTGGTGTGCAGGAGCGTACCGGCCGGACGTCGGCACGAACTTCGGCGGCCGATGACGGCGCGACCTCCTCATCGAGGGAGGGGCGAGGAATCGGTGGTTCGACGAGAACAAGGCGCGGCGGGTCGCCAGCGGTTCGTGATCCGACGTCGCTGCTCTCGAGTCTGGCCCGAGAGGGGAAGGTTCGGATCTGCCTCGTCGAGGCCGGATGAGAAACTTCTCATGCCCTTCTCACCGCCGACTCATGTCGGCCTGCTAGCCTTCTCCGCGACCATGAGCGGGACCACGTGATGACGACACACGGGATCACCAGAAAGGAGCGTTCGATGAGGGCAGGTCTGTCCGTCCACCTGTGGGCAGCCGTCGGGCTGATGGCGGCGCTCGCGCTCGTCACTGTCAGGCCGGGGCCGGCGTTCACGGCGGGGCCGCCGACGCCGTTGTGGAGTGAACGGACCCTCGACGCCGCGTCACCGCCGCCGTCGCCGTGGGTGGAGCTGGCCCGGATGCTGAAGCCGGCCGTCGTCAACATCAACACCAAGCGCTTCGAAGGCGGTGGCCAGCCGGGCGATCCGTTCTTCGAGCGCTTCTTCGAAACGCCCCGCCGCGCCGTCCGCAGTCTGGGCTCGGGCTTCGTCGTCAACGCGAACGGCTACATCGTGACCAACAACCATGTGGTGGACGGGGCCAGCGAGATCAAGGTGCGGCTCTCGGACGGTCGGGAGCTGACCGCCAAGGTGCTGGGCCGCGACGGGCGGACCGATCTGGCCCTGCTCAAGGTCGACGCCACCGGGCTTCCGCTGATCCCGCTCGGCGACTCCTCCCTGCTGCGGGTGGGCGAGCCGGTGATGGCGATCGGCAATCCGTTCGGCCTCGAGCAGACGGTCACCACCGGCATCGTGAGCGGGACCGGGCGCGTGATCGGCGATGGGCCCTACGACGACTTCATCCAGACCGATGCGTCTATCAACCCCGGCAACAGCGGCGGCCCGCTGATCAACGTGCGCGGCCAGGCGGTCGGGATCAACACGGCGATCGTCACGCAGTCGGGCGGGTCCGTGGGCATCGGATTCGCGATTCCCGTAAATCTGGCCAAGCCGGTGCTCGCGCAGCTGGCTGGGATGGGCCATGTGGTCCGCGGTTACCTGGGCGTCGCGATCCAGCGGGTCACGCCCGAGCTGGCCCGGAGCTTCGGGATGGCCGAGGCGCGGGGTGCGCTGGTGAGCGCGGTCGTCGAGGGCTCGCCGGCGACCAAGGCCGGCCTGAAGCCGGGGGACGTCATCGTCGAGTACGACGGCCGGCCAATCGCGCGCTCGGAGGAGCTTCCGCGTGCCGTGGCCGCCACACCGGTAGGGCGGCAGGTAAGGCTCATCGCGATGCGCGACGGCAAGGCGGTGACGCTCTCGGCGAAGATCGCGCAGCTCGCCGAGGCGGAGGAGCCGGCGACGCCAGGCCCGAAAGGTCGGCCGGCGCTCGGGCTGGCCGTCGAGACGCTCACGCCGAAGCTGGCCCAGGAGCTGGGTCTGCCCGACCGCAGCGGCGTGTTGGTCCGCGGTATCGAGGAGGACAGCCCGGCCGCTTCGGCGGGAGTCCGGGCCGGCGACGTGATCGCCGAGGTCGATCACCATCCCGTGAAGACGGTCGACGACTTGACGCGGCTGATCCATCAGCACCAGGCCGATGTTCCGACGCTGCTGCTCGTGCACCGGCAGGGTGGCCATCTCTACATCGCGCTGCCCTCGTGAGGAGGAAGCCCATGGAACGCACCGCGCTCGTCTTCGTTTCCGGGAGGATCCTGGCGCTCGATGCCGGCCACCGCGTGATCACGCTCGAGGAGGTAGGGCCCTGGATGGGAGGCCAGGCCGGACGCGTCACGTGGCGGATCCAGCTGACGTCGGCGACCCGGATCGAGCTGGTCTCGCGCGCGGGGGTCGCCGCCGCCGGGGGAGGGGAAGGCGGCTTCAAGCACGCTCCGCTGACCGCCGCTCATCTGCGCGTCGGCGACTACGTCACGGTCACCACCGAGAGCCGTCATGGGCACTGCCTGGCCGTCTCGGTGACCGCCATGCGACCCGAGACGGCGGCGTCCCCGGCCGCCGGGCAGCAGGCCGGGCTCTCCCGGCCGGGGCGGTGAGGGCCATGTGGACCAGCGCGCATACCGCCGTCTGCCGCAGGCACCCCGATCTGATCGCCGTCCACCAGGGCACGGACGGTGAGACGGCGCTCCTGCTGCGCCAAACCTTCCTGCCCCTGCCGGAGGAGCGCGGTCATTGGCTGGCCGACACGTGCCGCGTGGCCCGCGCCGTCATCAACGACCTCCGCGCCGCCGGCCTGACCGGGCCGATCTCCGTGCTGCAGTGGCGTTCGGCTCGAAACGCGGCCCCCATTCTCCGCCGCTGGACCTGCCGATACGACGGCGACCCCGAGCGTCGCGCGCAGCTCACCGACATCGCGCGCACGCGGCTGGCCGACGAGGGCTGGCCGGCGTCGCCGCCGTCGGCCCTGCCCGGTGAGCCCGTGACTCCCGATTGGCGGCCCTCCTCGCGGCTCCGCTTCGTCGACTGGTACCGGGACATGACGCCATCGTGGCTCGAAGTCGAGCCGGCCCTGCGCCGCCAGCTCATTCTCTGCACGCACCGCTGGGTCGTGGAGCGCGTGCTGATTCCGATGTCACGCGGTGAGCTTCCGGCCACGGACGACCTCCAGCCGACGGGGAGGCTGAGCTGGATGCTCGTTCGGACCATTCCGGTGGAGGAGCTCGAGCTATGGAAGCCGTGGATCCGCCTCGTGCGGGCGGACCTCCAACGCGCCCTGAGCTGGGCGCTGGGCAAGCGGACCGAGTCCTGGATCCGGTGGCTGTTCCTGATTCCCTACGCCATTCCCATGAGCGGCCGGCGCGACCGCCCGGGCGATCCACGCGCCGCCGCCGCGGGCGAGGGATAGTGTCGGTGACTCGAGCGGCCCCGGAACCACCGCGAGCACTGCACCGCACCCGGTCAGGCGCCGACCCCGGCGCCGTCATTGGAGGTTCCAGAGATGGTTCGGTTGATTACCCGTATCGGTCTCGTCTCGCTCCTCGTGATCCCACCTCTGATCGCCAGTCCAGGCAGGACGCTCGCCCAGAACTTCGCCACCTACGGCGGCGAGCAGTTCTTCAAGATCGAGTGGGAGCCCGCCGAGCGGAAGGGAAAACCCGAAGTGCGCGGCTACCTCGACAACGCGTGGGGTGAGCCCGCGGTGAACGTTCGCCTGAGGGTGGAAAGCCTGGACGCCGCCGGCTCGGTGATCGCTACCACCATCGGGCGCATCCCCGATGTCGTGATGCCGG
Encoded here:
- a CDS encoding lipid-A-disaccharide synthase N-terminal domain-containing protein, producing MLTAEHVWLGIGLLGQALFSARFLVQWVATERKRQSVVPREFWYFSVGGGLTLLAYAIHRLDPVFILGQSAGLFVYARNLYFIHRRRERAGVAT
- a CDS encoding helix-turn-helix transcriptional regulator codes for the protein MAERAVPHVRKFLGQRLRALRGQRGLSQERLGRRSGLSGKFIGEVERGEKSISVDSLHHVAVALEVPLRHLIDVRPGRRAVVPSEEAEKIFALVSARRRPADVRKALQVLRAMLGGAP
- a CDS encoding cupin domain-containing protein, with the protein product MTTPAPVTLYVNVVDRPWQERRSGVHWRVLWEEGDRKAVLMRYAPGATIPRHRHLGDEQIFVLEGSVTDDTGTCTSGNYARRPPGCIHSVSSRDGALVLAIMSGRTEPC
- a CDS encoding Rieske (2Fe-2S) protein, giving the protein MPFVRVAGAHDIPVGHGTLVESNGLMFAVFNVGGGRFYACGAICPHEGGPLADGWLEGQTVVCPWHGFDYDLETGTCRVDPDLAISVYPVRVVGGAVEVDLP
- a CDS encoding DoxX family protein, which encodes MELLFGTYPSWSHLVVRLGLGVVFFAHGSQKVLGWFGGPGLKGTIAYFQKGLGVPPAAAALAAFIEFLGGISMILGFLARPAAFGLIVVMAMAIAKVHAQHGFFINFSMTPGKGHGFEFNLVLIAMALSILIGGAGAWSIDWLLVPWGVD
- a CDS encoding NYN domain-containing protein, producing MNGERKLALFIDFENIARGVKEAQYKQFEIKLVLERLLEKGKIIVRRAYADWNRFTEYKRPFHEWAIELIDVPQSRYSGKNSADIRMVVDALDLAYGKTHIDSFALVSGDSDFSPLVSKLRENDRYVIGLGVKSSSSDLLVANCDEFIFYEDLIRDTKKTTLLRGLPEKKAEAMAQLIDAIQALMRENKETLWGSMVKQTMIRKNPAFNESYYGYSTFSKLLEDAAKQKIVTLERDEKSGTYVITSLSEEGGRAA
- a CDS encoding sulfite oxidase-like oxidoreductase — translated: MKDVDPALADRVPPGQTLTLKWPVLTYGLTPRVDLRRWTFRCFGLVAEEVGWTWEEFLALPRVKITSDVHCVTRWSKLDNEWEGVHIREIMRRVRPRPQATHVMVHAEPDYTTNLALDDLVQDHALLALKHNGRDLEPDHGGPCRLVVPKLYFWKSAKWVRAFEFLDVNPPGFWEQNGYHMRADPWKEERYSDQETHAMQKMRAEAARRLRERS
- a CDS encoding response regulator transcription factor; the protein is MRVLVVEDERKVASFIRQGLAEEGHTVEVASDGAEALDLLLAGPPYDLIVLDLMLPKHDGLDVLKTLRAHRIKTPVLILTARDSVTDKVTGLDLGADDYLTKPFSFEEFLARVRALLRRGTDQRLPLLQLDDLAVDPATRGVTRGGRRIDLTAREYALLEYFLRNVGRVLTRPMIAEHVWGLDFDPESNIIDVYVGYLRRKIDDRAERRLLHTMRGAGYVMKAAE
- a CDS encoding ATP-binding protein, encoding MKRWGVPLAVRTRLTLWYTAILFVMLLVVSVLSYSRLRWTIMQDLDTSLLTVAQVIHDTGYSGADLAAGAGPEMALRQILGPEFYDKFFQLVDPEGHPAARSTQLRGRALPLSAAARADAARGVRTFETVRLPTGERVRLLTLPITRGGQLTHLVQVGIPLERTEHTLARYLESLLVLVPLGLALAAAGGVIIARAALQPVDAMSRTARRITTGADLAQRIVLRGTGDELDHLAETLNAMLARLEGLFAQMRRFAADAAHELRTPLTVLKGEVEVALRAERSSEEYRRVLTSSLEEVERLTRLAEDLLLLSRFAARTPPPRSRVELDAVLVDAFDVGVRLGQAQGVAVRPGEVCPAAVEGDAAALRRAIVNLVDNAVKYTPAGGKVELSLGCADGRAAIVVSDTGIGIDPADGQRVFEPFVRLDTPMPEAGGAGLGLAIARSIVRAHGGTITVESRLGAGSTFTIYLPLA
- a CDS encoding DegQ family serine endoprotease encodes the protein MRAGLSVHLWAAVGLMAALALVTVRPGPAFTAGPPTPLWSERTLDAASPPPSPWVELARMLKPAVVNINTKRFEGGGQPGDPFFERFFETPRRAVRSLGSGFVVNANGYIVTNNHVVDGASEIKVRLSDGRELTAKVLGRDGRTDLALLKVDATGLPLIPLGDSSLLRVGEPVMAIGNPFGLEQTVTTGIVSGTGRVIGDGPYDDFIQTDASINPGNSGGPLINVRGQAVGINTAIVTQSGGSVGIGFAIPVNLAKPVLAQLAGMGHVVRGYLGVAIQRVTPELARSFGMAEARGALVSAVVEGSPATKAGLKPGDVIVEYDGRPIARSEELPRAVAATPVGRQVRLIAMRDGKAVTLSAKIAQLAEAEEPATPGPKGRPALGLAVETLTPKLAQELGLPDRSGVLVRGIEEDSPAASAGVRAGDVIAEVDHHPVKTVDDLTRLIHQHQADVPTLLLVHRQGGHLYIALPS